One genomic window of Trichomycterus rosablanca isolate fTriRos1 chromosome 1, fTriRos1.hap1, whole genome shotgun sequence includes the following:
- the ca12 gene encoding carbonic anhydrase 12: MLLTLISLFIIIYPRFSNGKKWTYDGPDGEHHWSSNYPYCGGAFQSPINFQPKLLRYDPDLLPIQLQNYNLSSSEQLTLSNNGHSVQLSLPSRMQLVSLPDQYSAAQLHFHWGSANVLAGSEHAVNGKQFPAELHLVHFNSARYPNISMAVDKSDGLAVLGVFIEVGEFNPAFDQFLKFVQGIKYKDQKVQIPAFNIQKLLPAYLDEYYRYDGSLTTPPCYPSVLWTVFKDPVTISLSQYLTLVNIPSTSNAQESVPVPMFGNHRKPMPMDNRVVLVSFQDSWGLHGSLSVASPMQRRLAIQQLLRGDLADLADEGLHHLLPKLRNKPWAPKKLNSNQRPKPSSQVAKKLPSTLKSAINDDVLCFVSLEKNVSLEVSRRHAESQIIHALKKAVFPKLNLHSYLNCRSDLDLQTIRYLIYSRPGDEAEELDQALTRAIQRQKPLKQHQGSALSKLTRQTKAAGIKNSQDVVFANHRLQAAEWED, encoded by the exons ATGTTATTAACGCTCATATCATTGTTCATAATAATATATCCACGCTTCTCTAATG GTAAAAAATGGACATATGATG GGCCTGATGGAGAGCACCACTGGTCCAGCAATTATCCATACTGTGGAGGAGCATTCCAATCTCCTATAAACTTTCAGCCAAAGTTGCTGAGATACGATCCAGACTTGCTGCCCATTCAGCTTCAAAACTATAATTTGTCTAGCAGTGAGCAGCTCACTCTCAGCAACAACGGACACTCTG tgcagcTGTCCCTGCCATCCCGGATGCAGCTTGTTAGTTTACCTGATCAATACTCTGCAGCTCAGCTTCACTTCCACTGGGGATCTGCCAATGTACTGGCTGGCTCTGAACACGCAGTCAACGGCAAGCAGTTTCCTGCTGAG CTGCATTTGGTCCATTTCAATTCTGCAAGGTATCCCAACATCTCTATGGCAGTGGACAAGTCTGATGGTCTTGCTGTACTGGGAGTTTTTATTGAG GTGGGTGAATTTAATCCAGCTTTTGACCAGTTTCTCAAATTTGTCCAAGGCATTAAGTATAAag ACCAGAAGGTGCAGATTCCAGCCTTTAACATACAGAAGCTGCTACCTGCTTACCTGGATGAGTATTACCGTTATGATGGATCTCTCACCACACCCCCCTGCTACCCCAGTGTGCTGTGGACAGTGTTCAAGGATCCTGTCACCATCTCACTCAGTCAG TACCTGACACTGGTCAATATTCCATCCACCTCTAATGCTCAAGAATCAGTCCCAGTGCCTATGTTCGGGAACCACCGAAAACCCATGCCGATGGACAATAGAGTGGTGTTGGTCTCCTTCCAGGATA GCTGGGGGCTGCATGGTTCTCTTTCAGTGGCTTCTCCCATGCAGAGAAGGCTGGCCATCCAACAACTGCTGAGGGGAGACCTTGCAGATTTGGCAGATGAAGGACTGCACCATCTTTTGCCAAAGCTCAGGAACAAGCCATGGGCACCAAAAAAATTGAACAGCAACCAGAGACCGAAGCCATCGAGCCAAGTAGCTAAGAAACTTCCTTCAACTTTGAAGTCTGCCATAAATGatgatgtgttgtgttttgtatCCCTGGAAAAGAATGTATCTCTTGAGGTGAGCAGGCGTCATGCAGAAAGCCAGATAATCCATGCTCTTAAAAAAGCAGTGTTCCCTAAGCTAAACCTACACAGCTACCTAAACTGCAGGTCTGACTTGGATCTCCAAACAATCAGGTATCTTATTTATTCAAGACCTGGAGATGAGGCAGAGGAGCTTGATCAGGCATTGACGAGAGCCATTCAGAGGCAAAAGCCTCTGAAGCAGCACCAGGGCTCAGCACTGTCCAAGCTGACAAGGCAGACCAAAGCTGCTGGCATAAAAAATAGTCAAGACGTGGTGTTCGCTAATCACAGACTGCAGGCTGCAGAGTGGGAGGATTAG